In the Anaerostipes caccae L1-92 genome, AACCCGAAGGTCGTTGGTTCAAATCCGGCCCCCGCAACTTCCATTTGCATTTGAGTGTGCAAAATATAAAAATAAATAAGGCTGAGCATTTATGGTCAGAATTATTTATTTTTTATATTTTATAGGCGGAAACACCGTGAACGAAGAATCTTTGATTCTGAGTTCGGCACACGGACTACAAAGATCAATACCCAAGCCCAGATAGCTCAGTCGGTAGAGCAGAGGACTGAAAATCCTCGTGTCGCTGGTTCGATTCCGGCTCTGGGCATCCCAAAAGTTCTGATTTATATCAGGGCTTTTTTCGTTTTTCACAAAAGACTGTGCTACTCCTTAAAATGTCTTGGAATATCCACGGTGTGTATGATAAAATAGGATAAAATGAGGCTTAAAAATAATTTATGAAATATCCTATTTTTGAAAAATTAAGACAATTAGATAAAGAAGGATTGTATCCGTTTCATATGCCTGGGCACAAAAGGAAGAAACAGGACATTATGAGAGAGGGATCTCTGTTTGCGCTTGACACTACAGAGATCAGCGGCTATGACGACCTGCATCATCCGGAAGGGATGATTAAAGAATCAATGGAGTATATCAAACATATATATGGAAGTAAGGAAAGTTATTTTCTGATCAACAGCACCACCGGAGGTATTTTAGCTTCTGTGACTGCGTCCTGTCGGCTGGGGGATAAGATTCTTATCAGCAGGAATTGTCACAAGTCCGTATATCATGCAATTTCCATGCTTGGTTTAAGGCCGGTTTATTTATATCCCAAAATAGAGCAGAATATTTGTATGGGGATTACCAGAAGCCAGGTGCAGGACATCCTGAACAGGGAAAAAGGCATTAAAGCCGCTGTTATCGTTTCTCCCACTTATGAAGGGATCGTGTCTGATATCAGGCAGATTGCCGAGGTTCTTCATGAAGAGGGGATTCCCCTGATCGTGGATGAAGCTCACGGAGCACATTTTGTATTTCACAGTGGATTTCCCGAGAGTGCGGTATCTCAGGGAGCAGACGCAGTGATCCAGAGTCTGCACAAGACACTGCCTTCCCTTACTCAGACCGGACTTCTGCACATATGCAGTTCCAGGATAGGCACCAGGGAGATTCAGCAGGCTTTATCTACGTTTCAGAGCAGCAGTCCGTCTTATATTTTGATGGCAAGTATTGATTACTGTGTCAGGAAATGTGCAGACAGGCCGGACTTGTTTGATGACTATGTTCAGAATCTAATGGATATCCGGGCCAGACTTAAACATATGAGAAATCTGAAGCTCTTAAGGACAGATGATCCGGGGAAAATCGTTGTTTTGACCGGAGATACAAAGATTACCGGCAAAGAGCTGTTTCATATTTTGAGGAGTGAATATGGGATCGAGCTGGAGATGTCCGAAATATCCTATGTCACGGCTATGACGAGTATTTGTGATACAAAAGAGGCGTTAGGTAAATTGTGTGAGGCTTTTCTGGAGACAGATGAAAGCCTGTACCATGTCCCAAATCCGGGACAGGCTGTTATTCCGGCTGCTGAGCAGGTTATGACGCCTTATGAGGCAAAGATCAGGGGCAGGAAGCTGGTGTCTCCGTACGAAGCGGTCGGAGAGCTCAGTGCGGAATTTATATTTTTATATCCTCCGGGTATACCGCTGGCGGTGCCGGGAGAGAGAATTTCAGAGGAAATAGTGCAGAAAATGAAGGAGTACCGGGAACAGAAGATGAATTTGATCGGTCTGTCAGAAGGCCGGATTTACATAGTGGATGAAAGGGTTTGAGATGGGAATATTTATAACGATGGAAGGGCCGGACGGTGCCGGAAAATCGACACAGATTGATTTATTAAGAGTCTACTTATTGCAGAAGGGGTATGATATAATAGTATGCAGGGAACCGGGAGGCACGGTTATAAGCGAAGCGATCCGTGAAGTGATCCTCAACCGGGATTATAAAAACATGGGACATATGACAGAACTTCTTTTGTACGCTGCGGCCAGGGCCCAGTTAGTAGAGGAAGTCATACAGCCTGCTCTGGACCAGGGAAAAGTAGTCATCTGTGACCGCTTCATAGAATCTTCGGCCGTATATCAGGGAATTGCAAGGGGACTGGGTGTTGATCTGGTATATGAAGTAAACCGTTTTGCAGTGGGAAATACTATGCCGGATATAACGCTCCTGCTTGATGTGGATGCAGAGACCGGCATCGGAAGGAAGAAACAGCAGGCAGAGCTGGACCGTATGGAATCAGAAAAGCTGGAATTTCACAGGAAAGTGGTGGAAGGATACAGGCTGTTAGCCGAAAGAGATAAAAACAGAATGGTTAAAATAGACGGGAGAAACTCCATTGAGGAAATTCACCGTCAGATAAAAGTAGCAGTTGATGATGCCCTGACGAGAGAGACAAAACAGACGTAAGGCAGGGGATTGATTTCATAGGGATGGAAGAGGATGAGATGAAGAGTTTTGATAACGTGGTTGGACATAAGAAGATCATACAGCATTTTGAAGAAGCCATTCAGACCGGACAGATTTCACATGCATATTTACTGAATGGAGAAGACGGATCAGGAAAGATGACATTGGCAAAAGCCTTTGCAAAAGCGCTGCTCTGTGAGAAACATGAGGGGTGCGGACAATGTACGCCGTGCCGTCAGGCGGATACGGGAAACCATCCGGATCTGATCTATATAACACATGAAAAATACGAGATCCGCGTAGATGAGATCAGACAGGGGATCAATGAGACCATAGACATTAAGCCGTACAGCAGCAATTATAAAATATATATTGTGGACGATGCAGACCGTATGAATGTAGGGGCTCAGAATGCACTGTTAAAGACGCTGGAAGAACCGCCGGAGTATGCAGTGATCCTGCTTCTTACAAACAACAAAGACCGCCTGCTGGAGACAATATTGTCCAGATGTGTATGTATGTCTCTGGGAACTGTCCCCGAAGATCAGATCAGGGATTACCTGAAGGAACATACGCAGGCAGATGAGGATATGATTGATTTCGCAGTATCGTTTTCACTGGGCAACCTTGGAAAGGCTGTCCATGTGGCTGAGACTAAAGAGTTCCACGAGATGCTGAATGAGGCGCTGGGAATGCTTGGTTATATACATCATATTGAACTTCATGAGATGATTTCTTATTTAAAGACATTGACAAAATATAAAGAACAGATTTATGATTTTCTTGACATTATGACAGACTGGTACAGGGATATGCTGATCCTCAAGACAACGGGATCTGTGAATCTTCTGATTTTCAAGGACAAGTACCGCCAGCTCAAAGAGCAGGAAATTTATATTACATTTGAAGGCCTTACCCACATCATGGACGAGATTCAGAAGGCCAGAGTACGCTTGAATGCGAACGTGAATTTTGAAGTGACGATGGAAATGTTGCTTCTAACGATGAAGGAGAATGGAAAGGTATGGTAGAAGTAGTTGGAGTGCGGTTCCGCACTGCCGGGAAAGTATATTTTTTTGATCCAAAAAAGTTTGACATAAAACAGGGAGACCATGTGATTGTGGAAACTGCCCGCGGCGTGGAATACGGCAGAGTCGTAACGGACAAAAAGAAAGTGGACAAGGAAGCCGTCTCTGACGAGTTAAAACCGGTTCTTCGGATTGCAACCAGAGAAGATAAAGATGCAGCACTGGAAAATCTGAAGAAAGAGAAGGAAGCTTTCTCTATCTGTTCACAGAAGATCCGGGAACACAAACTGGAGATGAAACTGGTAGCTACCGAGTATACGTTTGACAACAATAAAGTCCTGTTTTACTTTACCGCGGACGGCCGTGTGGATTTTCGTGAATTGGTGAAAGACCTGGCATCTATTTTCAGAACAAGAATCGAACTGCGCCAGATCGGTGTGAGAGATGAGGCAAAGATGCTCGGCGGGATTGGAATCTGCGGACGGGCACTGTGCTGCAGTTCTTATCTGTCGGAATTCATTCCGGTCTCCATTAAGATGGCAAAGGAACAGAGCCTGTCTCTGAATCCCACTAAGATTTCAGGGGTCTGCGGGCGACTGATGTGCTGTCTGAAAAATGAGCAGGAGACATACGAATACCTGAACAAGAAACTGCCGAACATCGGAGACGCAGTGAAAACACCGGATGGCCGCACTGGCGAAGTGCAGCGGGTCAATATACTCAGACAAAATGTGAAGCTGATCGTAGAAGATGACAACGGCGATAAGGAAATCGTGGAGTACAAGCTGGATGATTTGAATTATCATCCGAAAAATGCGAGAAAAAGACGGGGAAAGGGCAGTCACAAGAATCATGAGAGCTAAACTTGGAGACGGAGAGCGATTGGATGATCTGGGTATAAAGGGATATCAGATCATCCAGAAAAAAGACGGTTTCTGTTTTGGAATGGACGCGGTTCTGCTGTCCTCTTTTGTCAAAGTGAAGAAAAACGGAAATGTGCTGGATCTTGGCACAGGAACGGGGATTCTTCCAATCCTCATGGAAGCCAAGACGCCCGGAAGACATTTTACCGGGCTGGAAATCCAGAGTGAGATGGCCGGGATGGCAGCAAGAAGTGCTGCATTAAACGGGCTGGAAGAAAAGATAGAGATCGTAGAAGGCGATATTACGAAGGCTTCTGCGATTTTTTCACATGACAGTTTTGATGTCATTACTTCAAATCCGCCTTATATGGTGAATGATCATGGCTTCAGGAATCCAAATGATGCGAAAGCCATTGCAAGACATGAGATCCTGTGCAGATTCCGGGATATTTCCGGTGCTGCCAGAGTCCTTTTAAAACACAGCGGAAGTTTGTTTTTGGTTCACAGAAGCTATCGTCTTTCTGAGATCCTTAACTGTTTGAGCAATGACGGACTGGAGCCCAAAAGAATCCGGTTTGTTTATCCTTACAGGGAAAAAGAATCCAATATTTTTTTGCTGGAAGCAGTAAAAGGAGGGAAGTCCAGGATGAAGGTCGAACCGCCTTTGATCATCTATGAAAAGCCCGGACAGTATACGGAAGAAATTTATAAAATTTATGGATGGAAACCAGAGGAGGTTTAAATGGCAGGGAAATTATATTTATGTGCAACGCCTATCGGCAATCTGGAGGACATTACATTCCGGACACTGGAAACGTTAAAAGCTGTAGATTTGATCGCTGCGGAAGACACACGGCACAGCATTAAGCTTTTAAATCACTTTGATATTAAGACAAAGATGACGAGCTATCACGAGTACAACCGTGTAGAAAAAGCCCGTTATCTTGTAAAGCTTCTGGAGGATGGAAAAAACATTGCACTGATTACGGATGCAGGAACACCGGGCATTTCAGATCCGGGAGAAGAACTGGTGAGACAGTGTCATGAAAACGGCATTCAGGTAACGTCCCTGCCGGGTGCATGTGCCCTGATCAATGGACTGATTATTTCAGGACAGCCAACCAGAAGATTCTGTTTTGAAGCATTTCTGCCGCCAGATAAAAAAGAGCGCGCCATGATCTTAGAACAGCTGAAGGATGAAACACGGACGATTATTTTGTATGAGGCTCCCCACAGGCTGTTAAAGACTTTGGAGGAACTTTACAGCACGATGGGGAATAGGAAAATGACGGTCTGCAGGGAACTGACAAAGAAGCATGAAACGGTATTTGTTTCTGAGATGGAAGAGGTCATCTCCTATTATACCGAACATCCGGCAAAGGGTGAGTGTGTTCTGATCATTCAGGGAAGAACATTGGAGGAACTGAAAAAGGAGAGCCAGGAGCAGTTTCAGGAACTCGATTTGATGGAGCATATGGAACGCTATTTAGGGAAAGGCCTCTCACAAAAAGAGGCTATGAAACTGGTGGCCAAAGACCGCGGAGTAGGAAAAAGAGACATTTATCAGGAGCTTCTCCGGTATAAGAAATAAAATAACATCAAAAAAAGGACATATCATCCAGCATATGTCCTTTCACTATATCCCACTGCTTTATTCTGCAACATTTAAACCAGCAAGTTTCGCCAATTCAATGATAGAACTTTTTGACACTTTCTTGCCTTTGTACTCAACGAGATCATCCATTTCGCCAGTAAAGATGTCTGCTGGATTGTACTTTTTCAATATGATCGTATCTTCGTCAACGAAGATCTCAAGGGGATCCCTCTCATTCACATCCAGATTACGTCTTAACTCAATTGGTAAAGTAATACGTCCCAGCTCATCAAGCTTTCTTACAATACCTGTACTCTTCATATTCGCTTCCCTCCTTGCAAATTAGTAAACTACTATACCTAACAATATCATACCTCACAAAGCTTGTCAAATCCGGGCTTTGAAGCATATTCTTATGGGGAAAAGAATAGGATACACTAAGAACGAAAAAGGAGTTTTCCTTTGATCAATTATATATGGAGTATTTTAATCTTAGCAGGTATATTAATAGGAAGTATAAACGGTAATCTGAATGCCGTATCAGACACGATTCTGGATTCTTCTAAGGAAGCTGTACAACTCTGTATCCTGATGTTCGGGGTCGTGGGGGTATGGTCCGGGATTATGAACGTTGCAGTCTCCTTAGGCCTTGTAAAAAAGCTTGAGAGACTCATAGCGCCCTTTTTAAAGCTTCTGTTTCCGAGGTTGAGGGATAAGGAGGCAAAGGAATACATCAGCACGAATATCGTGGCTAATCTTCTGGGACTTGGATGGGCCGCAACACCGTCAGGGATCAAGGCAATGAAGGCCCTTGACAGGATCAATCCGCACAAAGGTGTCGCCACCAGGGAAATGTGTATGTTTCTGATTCTTAACATTTCATCTTTACAGCTGATTCCGGTCAACATCATCGTATTCCGAAGCCAGTACGGAAGTGTGAATCCGACCGCGATTGTTGCGCCGGCCATTGTTGCAACCTTTTGTTCCACGATCGTAGGAATTCTCTTTGCAAAGATCATCGAGAAATTTCAGAAAAGCACTTGATTTTTAGAGACAATTTGTATATGATGAGAATATAGGTTTAGAAAGAGTAAAATAAATAGGCAAAGCTGCCGAAAGGCAGTGACGCAAAGCTAAAGGGGCTATATCGTATAGGGAGTATGATCGTGCCAGCCAGCTGCCTCATAAATTATTATTTATGTGTAGATTGAGAATCCGTTGGATACTCAGTCTTTTTTGTTTCAAATAATAAATGGGGGTATGAAAATGAGTAAAAAGGTAAGAAAAAGTCTTGCAGTTCTTGCGGCTTTTGTGCTGACGATATCATTTATCGCAGGGAATGGTGCGTTCACCAATGTCCATGCACAGGAGGCGGAAACAGAAACTGCATCAGAACAGATCACTTCTACAACAGAGGCTTCTTTAGCAACTGAGGAAACAGCTGCAATGGCCACAGAATCTGTCACAACAGAGCAAAAGGCCGCAACAGAGAGTAATACAGAAGCCGCAAAGGCCGAGAGCACTGCATCTGTCACAGCAATTCAGAAAAAAACAGCCGTAAAGTCCGTAAAACAGGGATCAGATCCTGTGGTGACAAACGGCAATTTCACCAAATACTTAACTAAATTTGCATTTACAGACCATTTAGGAAATCCGTTCACGGAGTCTCATCCTGTCACAAAAGACAGCAATGTGATCATCAGATATGAGTTCAAAATTCCGAATAAGGAAACCATTCAGGGAGGATCCACTTATATTCTGAAAATGCCGAACGTGTTCCAGTTAGATGGTCTCAGCGGCGCTGCGCAGAAATTAAATAAGCAACAGGCAGGCGCTGTAGAGGAAGTTCCGAACTGGACCGTAAACAACAATGCGACCATCACAGTAAAATTTCCAAAAACGCTGACTCAATCTAATATTGAAGGGTTCATGGAGATTAGCTGCAGCGTGGACGCAGATCAGTTAAAAGAAGAGACAATTATTTTCGATCTGGGACAACTTGAGGGATTCGGGCAGGAGTATCAGACTGACTTTAAACCGGAAGTGGAAAAGAAAAGCCCTGAAGTAGCGAAAAAGGGAACGCTGAACAGAGAAGACCAGACCATCACATGGACGGTCATTGCCACACCGGATAAGGGAGACAATAATCTGGAAGGATACACCCTGATAGATACGTTTGATAAAAAACAAGTCTTTGTAAAAGGTTCCGTGGAGTTAGACGGAACAAAAACTGCCGATCCGGAACTAACTGACAATGGATGGAACTATAAGTTCGGAAAGATCAGCAATGGTTCCCATACATTAACTTACAAAACAAAGCTTACGGATGAATTTTTTGAATCAGATTATAAGTCCAATGGTGCAAAAGATATGTCTGCCATTGCAGCTAATACTGTAACAATTAAGACAGGGGACAGTAAAGGTGAAGCTTCAGCCGATGCTTCAGTCCGGGTGGTAAGATATGCATTTTGGAAAGATAAAAATGCATCCAATAATATAGGATATGATGACGATGCAAAGAAGCCGTATCTTGGCTTTCAGCTGAAAGGTTGGTACGATACAGCGGGCAGAGAACTGCCGGTTACATTTACAGATAAGCTTCCAGAAGGAACCTCACTGATGGAGACAGAAGGACAGCTCACAGTGAAATATGGCAGCGGCAATGCAGTGAAACTTACAAAGGCAGCAGGAAGTACACCGGGTGAAAATGAATATACGTATGATACGGCAACACGAGAATTTAAAGTAACACTTGATCCAAAGTACAACAATAACTTTGTCTATGTCAATTATAAGATCTGGCTGGATACCGAGGCGGCTGTAAAAAAAGGAAGTGTAAGAAATACTGCAGTCATGACGGTTGGAAACCATGTAAGCATTTCTGATTATGAGGATTCCAGCTGGGGAAGCGGATATCAGAAAGGAAAGCTGGGACTTACAAAGTCAGGAGCCTTTGCAAGAGTTGAAGATGACAATACCATAAAATGGACAGTCACTGTCAATAACAATCCAACCAAAACAGTGAATGGAGACATTCAGTTTAAAGATGTGCTTCCGGAAGGGCTTGAATACATTGCCGGATCTTTTAATGCTAATTATAAGGGCAAGAATGAAAAAAATGTGCAGGTAAATGGAAACGAATTAATTTTTACTATAAAGGATCTTGGAAAAAACAAATGCACGATCACATATACAACAAGGATTAAGGGCGGAGCCCTTCAGTTCACTCAGAATGCAAATGGGAACTCACCGGCTGTTTCTTTTAAAAACCATGTGTTTCTCGAATGGGATGGTAACAAACAGGATATTACGGGAACAGGTTCTGTAAATATCCAGACTTTCGTTTCCAAGAAGGGAAGTTATAACAGCAGCAAAGATGAATTCAACTGGACGATCTGGCTCAGGTCAAAGGGCATTTACATTCATAACATGGTTGTCACAGAGAAGCTTCCGGAAGGCCACAGACTCGTAGAGGGAAGCCTTAAATACGGAGATAAAGTTCTTGGGACAGAGAAGAGTGCAGATCAGCCTTACTATGAGGTCAGCGGTGATAGTATCATTATTTACTTCCCGGAACAAATGCTTCCGACAGACAAAAATGACATGACACTGAGTACCGTTACCGATGAGACAAAGGCTGAGACAAAACCAGAAAAGGTAAGTGCAGTCAATGAAGTGAGTGTACGGGCAGACGAGTTTAAAACAGAGCTGACAGCAAAAGCTGAAGTAAATGTAAGCTATACGCCAGATGTAGAAAAAACCACCTCTTATAAAAAAGGAAATTATGTAGAGTGGACCGTAAATGTAAATAAAAACCATGCGGTAATTACGAAACAGAAGGCCGAAATTACAGATCAGCTTCAGCCGGGACTGACTTACAGAGAGGGATCTGTAAAGCTGATCGATGTGACGGCAAACAATAAAGAGATTTCCGGAATGGATTCAGATTATGATGATGTTTCAGGTAAGATTGTGTTTACATTCCCGGATGGACTGGATTTAACTCACCAGTTTAAAGTCTTATTTATCACAGATGTCACATCTGCCACAGGAAATATTAAAAACACCGTTACCTTTGATGCGAGTGCCAAAGAGACCAAGGTAACCAGCGGCAGTGTCCCATTGATATTAAGCGGAATGAACAGCGGCCTGACAGGTGATAACATTCGTTTTATCTTAAACAAAACAGATGCAGAAGATAATGCTCCCTTGGAAAATGTTGAATTTCAGCTTTATGACCATAATAAGAATGAAGTTGGAAGTGTTATGAAAACAGATAACAAGGGAAGGATTGCTTTCGATGCAGGATTAAAATACGGCAACACCTATTATCTGAAAGAGACAAAGGCTCTGAACGATTATGTACTGGACGCAGCGGAGCACAAACTAGTGATCGGGGAGAAAGAATCCGACAGAGTACAGGTTCAGTTTGACGGAAGAGACTACACTTTCTCATTAGATGAAAATGGAACTCTGAACTTTGGTTTTACAATTACAAATGAAGCAAAACGAGGTTCCGTTCTCCTTAAAAAGGTGAGCAGCGAAGACGCCCGGACTCTTGAAGGAGCAGAATTCAGTCTGTACAAGGCAGACGGAGAGTTAGTGGCTCAGGGACTTAAGACCGATGCACAGGGTCAGATCAGATTTGACTATCTGAGGCTTGGAACTTATTATTTCCAGGAAACAAAAGCGCCGGAAGGCTACAATCTGGATGCGGAGACCAAATATGAATTCAGAATTAACGATCAGGCAGCAGAGACACCGGTAGTTGTCGAAGCTGAAAATGTACCTACAAAAGTTTCTGTCATCAAGCTGGATGCAGCGACGAAGAAAGCGCTGGCAGGAGCTGAGCTTCAGATCATTCAGATTCAGGAAGACGGATCAGAATTGATCGTTGAAGAGTGGACATCTGAAGAGGAGGCACACGCGGTCACAGGAAAGCTTATTCCCGGAGAAGAATATATTTTAAGGGAGACAGAAGCACCGTTTGGCTACGAACTTGCAGAGGATGTGAGGTTTACAGTGAATGCAGGGGGAGAACTGCAGACTGTGGAAATGTATGATGAGCCTTCACCGGAAGATCCATATTACGGTGGAGATGATGAAGAAGAATCTAGCACAAGTGAGACAACAACCACGACAACATATGAAGAACCTGAGGATGAAGATTCTTACTACAGAGAGGACAGTGAAACTGTCAAAACTTCTGAAGCTTCCAGCAAATCGGTGACTGAATCAAGGGTTTCCAGAACCGGAGACAGTTCACATACAGCTGTTTACGCCATAGTGGCTGTGTGTGCGGCAGGTGCCGTACTGCTGCTTCTCAGAAAAAAATATAAGAAGTAACCAAAAATAATCTAAGGATACCAGGAAAGCACGATTTGTTTCTGGTATCCTTTTTTATTATAATGAGTTCTATCAATCTTACCTGTTTTTGGCATATAGGACGAGGATGCATGTATATATTATAATATAAAGTAATAAGGCGGGTGTGACTGTGATTGTTTCGCTGTCCGGCATTATTATCCCTTTAATTTTATTCATGATACTTTTGTATGGAATGATTTCAAAAAAAGAAATGTATCAGCCGTTTCTGGAAGGAGTCCAGGATGGATTTAAGGTAGTCATGGAAATTGCCCCTACCCTGATTGCACTGTTTTTAGCTGTGCAGATTTTCAGGACGTCCGGAGCGCTGGATCTTCTTGTATCCGTATTGAGTCCGGTGGGACAGCTTTTAAAGATTCCCAAGGACGTGCTTCCGGTAATCTTTGCAAAGCTGTTTTCATCTTCGGCAGCTACTGGATTCCTTTTGGATATTTTTAAGAACTTTGGCCCTGACTCAGCTCAGGGAGTCATGTCATCAATTATTTTAAGTTCTACCGAGACATGTTTTTATACAATGTCTATCTATTTCTCGGCCGTACATATCAAAAAGACCAGATACACCCTGGCAGGTGCTCTTCTGGCAACCTTCGCAGGAGTAATGGCCAGTGTATTTCTCACCGGGATGCATTAAAAACGGGAGCTGGAAAGATTTCCAGCCCCCCGTTTTTAATTGTTTTTTGTCTCATAGTAATCCCGGAAATATTCCATGATCCGTATCAGAAGGCGTTCTTCCTCTTCGTCTAATCGGGAAAGTACATCTTCAAGCATCGCGCGGTGAAACTGACTGTGATGGTCAAAGGCTTCCTTTCCTTTGTCAGAGAGGGATATATAAACGATTCTGCGGTCCTGCTCTCCGCGCCTGCGGATTACATAGCCTTTTTTTAAAAGACTGTTTATGGCGATGGTCAGCGTACCTACCGTGATGTTCAGGGCCTTTGCGATGGAAGACATATTCTTCGGACTGCCGGTTCCGATCGCGTCGATGATATGCAGTTCTTTGTTGGAAATGTCTTTGAACTCCTCTGTGATGACCGCCTTTTCCTCCTGATAAGATATTTCATGGAAAAGGTTTACCACAATGTCATTCAGCTGCTCTTTGGTCACGGTAAGAATTCACCTCACTTTTATTTTACATGGTTGTGCG is a window encoding:
- a CDS encoding MSCRAMM family protein; the protein is MSKKVRKSLAVLAAFVLTISFIAGNGAFTNVHAQEAETETASEQITSTTEASLATEETAAMATESVTTEQKAATESNTEAAKAESTASVTAIQKKTAVKSVKQGSDPVVTNGNFTKYLTKFAFTDHLGNPFTESHPVTKDSNVIIRYEFKIPNKETIQGGSTYILKMPNVFQLDGLSGAAQKLNKQQAGAVEEVPNWTVNNNATITVKFPKTLTQSNIEGFMEISCSVDADQLKEETIIFDLGQLEGFGQEYQTDFKPEVEKKSPEVAKKGTLNREDQTITWTVIATPDKGDNNLEGYTLIDTFDKKQVFVKGSVELDGTKTADPELTDNGWNYKFGKISNGSHTLTYKTKLTDEFFESDYKSNGAKDMSAIAANTVTIKTGDSKGEASADASVRVVRYAFWKDKNASNNIGYDDDAKKPYLGFQLKGWYDTAGRELPVTFTDKLPEGTSLMETEGQLTVKYGSGNAVKLTKAAGSTPGENEYTYDTATREFKVTLDPKYNNNFVYVNYKIWLDTEAAVKKGSVRNTAVMTVGNHVSISDYEDSSWGSGYQKGKLGLTKSGAFARVEDDNTIKWTVTVNNNPTKTVNGDIQFKDVLPEGLEYIAGSFNANYKGKNEKNVQVNGNELIFTIKDLGKNKCTITYTTRIKGGALQFTQNANGNSPAVSFKNHVFLEWDGNKQDITGTGSVNIQTFVSKKGSYNSSKDEFNWTIWLRSKGIYIHNMVVTEKLPEGHRLVEGSLKYGDKVLGTEKSADQPYYEVSGDSIIIYFPEQMLPTDKNDMTLSTVTDETKAETKPEKVSAVNEVSVRADEFKTELTAKAEVNVSYTPDVEKTTSYKKGNYVEWTVNVNKNHAVITKQKAEITDQLQPGLTYREGSVKLIDVTANNKEISGMDSDYDDVSGKIVFTFPDGLDLTHQFKVLFITDVTSATGNIKNTVTFDASAKETKVTSGSVPLILSGMNSGLTGDNIRFILNKTDAEDNAPLENVEFQLYDHNKNEVGSVMKTDNKGRIAFDAGLKYGNTYYLKETKALNDYVLDAAEHKLVIGEKESDRVQVQFDGRDYTFSLDENGTLNFGFTITNEAKRGSVLLKKVSSEDARTLEGAEFSLYKADGELVAQGLKTDAQGQIRFDYLRLGTYYFQETKAPEGYNLDAETKYEFRINDQAAETPVVVEAENVPTKVSVIKLDAATKKALAGAELQIIQIQEDGSELIVEEWTSEEEAHAVTGKLIPGEEYILRETEAPFGYELAEDVRFTVNAGGELQTVEMYDEPSPEDPYYGGDDEEESSTSETTTTTTYEEPEDEDSYYREDSETVKTSEASSKSVTESRVSRTGDSSHTAVYAIVAVCAAGAVLLLLRKKYKK
- a CDS encoding MarR family winged helix-turn-helix transcriptional regulator, with the protein product MTKEQLNDIVVNLFHEISYQEEKAVITEEFKDISNKELHIIDAIGTGSPKNMSSIAKALNITVGTLTIAINSLLKKGYVIRRRGEQDRRIVYISLSDKGKEAFDHHSQFHRAMLEDVLSRLDEEEERLLIRIMEYFRDYYETKNN
- a CDS encoding nucleoside recognition domain-containing protein yields the protein MILLYGMISKKEMYQPFLEGVQDGFKVVMEIAPTLIALFLAVQIFRTSGALDLLVSVLSPVGQLLKIPKDVLPVIFAKLFSSSAATGFLLDIFKNFGPDSAQGVMSSIILSSTETCFYTMSIYFSAVHIKKTRYTLAGALLATFAGVMASVFLTGMH